In Haloterrigena turkmenica DSM 5511, a single genomic region encodes these proteins:
- a CDS encoding MaoC family dehydratase: MFAHHTDSSMQYYEDIEIGDTQECGEYTVTKEEILEFAEQYDPQPFHTDEEAAAESAFGELVASGWHTASICMRLLVDGSIRDQASMGARGVDELRWKRPVRPGDTLSVRTEVVDKRVSESDPKRGYVDSRLEGINQNDEVVISWIGLGMVERRNPDA; this comes from the coding sequence TTGTTCGCACACCACACTGACAGCAGTATGCAGTACTATGAGGACATCGAGATCGGAGACACCCAGGAGTGCGGCGAGTACACCGTCACGAAGGAGGAAATTCTCGAGTTCGCCGAACAGTACGATCCGCAGCCGTTTCACACCGACGAGGAGGCGGCCGCGGAGTCCGCGTTCGGCGAACTCGTCGCCTCGGGGTGGCACACCGCGTCGATCTGCATGCGGCTGCTCGTCGACGGCTCGATTCGAGATCAGGCCAGCATGGGCGCTCGCGGCGTGGACGAACTCCGCTGGAAGCGGCCGGTCAGGCCCGGCGATACGCTGTCGGTCCGGACGGAGGTCGTCGACAAGCGCGTCTCCGAGAGCGATCCGAAACGCGGCTACGTCGACAGCCGCCTCGAGGGAATCAACCAGAACGACGAGGTCGTCATCTCCTGGATCGGACTGGGGATGGTCGAGCGCCGGAATCCGGACGCGTAG
- a CDS encoding D-2-hydroxyacid dehydrogenase — protein MTVVVTPHLFGDDSPRLIDEIRDRRPGIDLEHVTDEDALLEAVVDAEVVVTGRLPDDVLNAANDLRWVQALSAGTDMYDHDALAARDVALTTVSGIHARPIGQQVMGYLLHFERRFDRAIAQQRQQEWERYTGGELGDRTIGIVGVGAIGSQVADYCTAFDARVVGTKRDPTDAPAALDAVYGPDDLESVLADSDYLVLACPLTDETRGLIDAEALATLDDDAVLVNVARGEVVDEPALVDALEGDELGGAALDVFEAEPLPEESQLWDRDDVLVTPHMAGSTPHYWERCADVFLRNYDRFRSGEDLENRVV, from the coding sequence ATGACCGTCGTCGTAACGCCGCATCTCTTCGGGGACGACAGTCCGCGACTCATCGACGAGATTCGCGATCGTCGGCCCGGGATCGACCTCGAGCACGTCACCGACGAGGACGCGCTGCTCGAGGCGGTCGTGGACGCCGAGGTCGTCGTGACCGGACGGCTCCCCGACGATGTGTTGAACGCGGCCAACGACCTGCGGTGGGTTCAGGCGCTTAGCGCGGGCACGGACATGTACGATCACGACGCGCTCGCCGCCCGCGACGTCGCGCTGACGACGGTTTCGGGCATCCACGCGCGGCCGATCGGCCAGCAGGTGATGGGATATCTGCTCCATTTCGAACGCCGCTTCGATCGCGCGATCGCTCAGCAGCGCCAGCAGGAGTGGGAGCGCTACACGGGCGGCGAACTCGGCGATCGAACGATCGGCATCGTCGGGGTCGGGGCGATCGGCTCGCAGGTCGCCGACTACTGCACCGCCTTCGACGCGCGGGTCGTCGGCACGAAACGCGATCCGACCGACGCGCCCGCGGCGCTGGACGCCGTCTACGGGCCGGACGACCTCGAGTCCGTCCTCGCCGACAGCGACTATCTCGTCCTCGCCTGCCCGCTGACCGACGAGACCCGCGGACTGATCGACGCCGAGGCGCTGGCGACGCTTGACGACGACGCCGTGCTCGTCAACGTCGCCCGCGGCGAGGTCGTCGACGAGCCGGCGCTCGTGGACGCGCTCGAGGGCGACGAACTCGGCGGCGCCGCGCTCGACGTCTTCGAGGCGGAACCGCTGCCCGAGGAGTCCCAGCTGTGGGACCGCGACGACGTGCTCGTGACGCCCCACATGGCGGGATCGACGCCCCACTACTGGGAGCGGTGTGCCGATGTCTTCCTGCGGAACTACGACCGGTTCCGAAGCGGGGAGGACCTCGAGAACAGGGTCGTCTGA
- a CDS encoding peptide-methionine (S)-S-oxide reductase MsrA yields the protein MADSNANGTASTIQSLERDAGTVPSNETATATFGAGCFWGPDARFGAVEGVVRTRVGYAGGTTPEPSYYALGDHTEVVQLEYDPDELSYDDLLETYWSIHDWASTAPKRQYRSVVLAGDDDQYETAVSRRTALEDRAGRSAATDVERLEEFTRAEEYHQKYELRSTPVVGDELEALYSDAFVDSTVVARLNGFAAGHGDPAQRDELLAALDLPPTVRTELRRRF from the coding sequence ATGGCCGATTCGAACGCGAACGGGACGGCGTCGACGATCCAATCTCTCGAGCGCGACGCCGGCACGGTGCCGTCGAACGAGACGGCGACGGCGACATTCGGCGCGGGCTGTTTCTGGGGACCCGACGCGCGGTTCGGCGCCGTCGAGGGCGTCGTCCGAACGCGCGTCGGCTACGCCGGCGGCACGACGCCGGAGCCCAGCTACTACGCGCTCGGCGACCACACCGAAGTCGTCCAGCTCGAGTACGACCCGGACGAACTGTCCTACGACGACCTGCTCGAGACCTACTGGTCGATCCACGACTGGGCGTCGACGGCGCCGAAACGCCAGTACCGGAGCGTCGTCCTCGCAGGCGACGACGACCAGTACGAGACCGCCGTCAGCCGGCGGACCGCGCTCGAGGACCGAGCCGGACGGTCGGCCGCGACCGACGTCGAACGGCTCGAGGAGTTCACCCGCGCCGAGGAGTACCACCAGAAGTACGAACTCCGCTCGACGCCGGTCGTCGGCGACGAACTCGAGGCGCTGTACAGCGACGCGTTCGTCGACTCGACGGTCGTCGCCCGACTGAACGGGTTCGCCGCCGGACACGGTGATCCAGCCCAGCGGGACGAACTGCTGGCGGCGTTGGACCTCCCGCCGACGGTGCGGACGGAGCTCCGACGGCGATTCTGA
- a CDS encoding acyl-CoA dehydrogenase family protein: MDFSEPSEAVQIKKALDGFIEREVAPLENEYDQFLGADYEKHIVDENHRQVPEYRNVVEQIRKKSVEAGFYGMTMPEEVGGGDVDILTRAIVGEHMSNRPPGFHSAVFGGAGGPTPILLECDDEQREEYLYPLMDGEITTCFALTEPGHGSDAHYMDTRAEKDGDEWLINGQKVYITNGPYADFAMVFARTSGDDGDLEGITCFLVDADNPGFEVGTIHRAMGMTPGTHAELHFDDCRVSEDQVLGEVDQGFQSAMSWIGGGRINIAAGSVGTAQFLLDMSVDYARNRETFDEPIGHRQGVSFQLAELATDIEQVRQLYRYAAWKMDNGERARKEESMAKLRGAELANEAADIAMQVHGGAGFMKDLPIERNYRSARVFRIFEGTDEIQKRTIARELI, encoded by the coding sequence ATGGACTTCAGCGAACCGTCCGAAGCGGTGCAGATCAAGAAGGCACTCGACGGCTTCATCGAACGGGAAGTCGCCCCGCTCGAGAACGAGTACGATCAGTTCCTCGGCGCCGACTACGAGAAGCACATCGTCGACGAGAACCACCGACAGGTCCCCGAATACCGGAACGTCGTCGAACAGATCCGGAAGAAATCGGTCGAGGCGGGCTTCTACGGAATGACGATGCCCGAAGAGGTCGGCGGCGGCGACGTCGACATCCTCACGCGGGCGATCGTCGGCGAGCACATGTCGAACCGGCCGCCGGGATTCCACAGCGCCGTCTTCGGCGGCGCCGGTGGGCCGACGCCGATCCTGCTCGAGTGCGACGACGAGCAACGCGAGGAATACCTCTACCCGCTGATGGACGGCGAAATCACGACCTGCTTCGCGCTGACTGAGCCCGGACACGGCAGCGACGCCCACTACATGGACACTCGAGCCGAGAAGGACGGCGACGAGTGGCTCATCAACGGCCAGAAGGTGTACATCACGAACGGGCCGTACGCGGACTTCGCGATGGTGTTCGCCCGGACGAGCGGCGACGACGGCGACCTCGAGGGGATCACCTGCTTCCTCGTCGATGCCGACAACCCCGGCTTCGAGGTCGGCACGATCCACCGCGCAATGGGGATGACCCCCGGCACGCACGCTGAACTCCACTTCGATGACTGCCGAGTCTCGGAGGATCAGGTGCTGGGCGAGGTCGATCAGGGGTTCCAGTCGGCGATGAGCTGGATCGGCGGCGGCCGGATCAACATCGCCGCGGGGTCGGTCGGCACCGCCCAGTTCCTGCTGGACATGTCAGTCGACTACGCCCGGAACCGAGAGACCTTCGACGAGCCGATCGGCCACCGACAGGGCGTCTCCTTCCAGCTGGCCGAACTCGCGACGGACATCGAACAGGTCCGCCAGCTCTACCGCTACGCGGCCTGGAAGATGGACAACGGCGAGCGCGCCCGCAAGGAGGAGTCGATGGCGAAGCTCCGCGGCGCCGAACTCGCCAACGAGGCCGCAGACATCGCGATGCAGGTCCACGGCGGCGCCGGCTTCATGAAGGACCTCCCGATCGAGCGCAACTACCGCTCGGCCCGCGTCTTCCGCATCTTCGAGGGGACCGACGAGATCCAGAAACGAACGATCGCCCGCGAACTCATCTGA
- the gcvPB gene encoding aminomethyl-transferring glycine dehydrogenase subunit GcvPB, translated as MSDRDESGDDPRSEQVRYDQARYVENGQYEPLLSEKDQTRVEIGGGDGDAGDGSGDGGSPLPDDLTRDSLELPELSEPELARHYTRLSQMIYGIDSGPYPLGSCTMKYNPKFTEDVAALPKAAVHPDRSERSTQGSLELMYRLQDYLGRIGGMDAVTLQPPAGAAGEFVGIRVAAAYHEHNGEGHRNEVIIPESAHGTNFASAALGGYDVVSLPSDDGGRVDLEALEAALSENTAALMLTNPNTLGLFERDIEEIAEMVHDVGGLLYYDGANLNALLGRARPGDMGFDVMHYNVHKTFATPHGGGGPGAGPVGVVDELAPFLPAPRVRENGESKSEPGYELFDPEHTIGKVHGYQGNWLVLVKAFAYIARLGDEGLTDASATAVLNANYLASRIEYEVPYEPFHHEFVASAGEQDAADVAKRMLDYGVHPPTTKWPEIVPEALMTEPTEVEGKETLDRLAAAFNAVAGEDDETLADAPERTTARRIDQTNAARSPQLSWQALGSDEE; from the coding sequence ATGAGCGACCGAGACGAGAGCGGCGACGATCCGCGATCCGAACAGGTTCGCTACGATCAGGCCCGATACGTCGAGAACGGCCAGTACGAGCCCCTGCTCTCGGAGAAGGACCAGACTCGCGTCGAGATCGGCGGAGGCGACGGGGACGCCGGTGACGGATCCGGGGACGGCGGCTCTCCCCTGCCCGACGACCTGACCCGGGACTCTCTCGAGTTACCCGAACTCTCCGAGCCCGAACTGGCTCGCCACTACACGCGGCTCTCCCAGATGATCTACGGGATCGACAGCGGTCCCTACCCGCTGGGCTCGTGTACGATGAAGTACAACCCCAAGTTCACCGAGGACGTGGCCGCGCTCCCGAAGGCGGCCGTCCACCCCGACCGGTCTGAGCGATCGACCCAGGGATCCCTCGAGCTCATGTACCGGCTGCAGGACTACCTGGGCCGGATCGGCGGGATGGACGCGGTGACGCTCCAGCCCCCCGCGGGCGCGGCCGGCGAGTTCGTCGGTATCCGCGTCGCCGCGGCCTACCACGAGCACAACGGCGAGGGCCACCGCAACGAGGTCATTATTCCGGAGAGCGCCCACGGAACCAACTTCGCGAGCGCGGCGCTTGGCGGCTACGACGTCGTCTCGCTGCCCAGCGACGACGGCGGCCGGGTCGACCTCGAGGCGCTCGAGGCGGCCCTCAGCGAGAACACCGCGGCCCTGATGCTGACCAACCCGAACACGCTCGGCCTCTTCGAACGCGACATCGAGGAGATCGCCGAGATGGTCCACGACGTGGGCGGCCTGCTTTACTACGATGGGGCGAATCTCAACGCCCTGCTCGGTCGAGCCCGGCCGGGCGACATGGGCTTCGACGTGATGCACTACAACGTCCACAAGACGTTCGCGACGCCCCACGGCGGCGGCGGCCCGGGCGCGGGCCCGGTCGGCGTCGTCGACGAACTGGCGCCGTTCCTGCCGGCGCCTCGCGTGCGAGAGAACGGCGAGAGCAAGAGCGAACCGGGCTACGAGCTGTTCGACCCCGAACACACCATCGGTAAGGTCCACGGCTACCAGGGCAACTGGCTCGTCCTCGTCAAGGCCTTCGCCTACATCGCGCGACTGGGCGACGAGGGGCTCACCGACGCCAGCGCGACGGCAGTCCTGAACGCGAACTACCTCGCGAGCCGGATCGAGTACGAGGTTCCGTACGAGCCGTTCCACCACGAGTTCGTCGCCAGCGCGGGCGAGCAGGACGCCGCCGACGTCGCGAAGCGGATGCTCGACTACGGCGTTCACCCGCCGACGACCAAGTGGCCCGAGATCGTCCCCGAGGCGCTGATGACCGAGCCGACGGAAGTCGAGGGCAAGGAGACGCTCGACCGGCTCGCCGCGGCCTTCAACGCGGTTGCGGGAGAGGACGACGAGACGCTCGCGGACGCGCCGGAACGGACCACCGCACGCCGGATCGACCAGACTAACGCGGCGCGGTCCCCGCAGCTCTCGTGGCAGGCCCTCGGGTCCGACGAGGAGTGA
- a CDS encoding DUF7344 domain-containing protein, producing MDSEEEEIIRLLTEATNRAVVSVLTDASRGLSVTELAERLASETDEDNEQLVVSLYHNHLPRLDEAGLVAYDPDENFVTSANHSAGDAEWMDVALLDELFSRLRTGHRPNESTVGRLEGREDVYDHCRRLADTAENELFLIYTSDELLDEACLPHAERAIERGVAFHAGTKSRAAREFFRDRLPEATIWEPQMDWMYEQARYPKVSRLIVADREHVVVGLWDENPDGTKTETAMIGDGPTNPLVVLIRELLGPRLDHLDYQSDEFFSDLPFET from the coding sequence ATGGATTCGGAAGAGGAAGAAATAATCCGGCTCTTGACGGAGGCCACTAATCGAGCGGTAGTATCCGTTCTCACTGATGCGTCTCGCGGCCTCTCCGTGACCGAGCTCGCCGAACGGCTCGCTTCGGAGACCGACGAGGACAACGAGCAGCTGGTCGTCTCACTCTATCATAATCACCTCCCTCGGCTCGACGAAGCGGGCCTGGTCGCGTACGACCCCGACGAAAACTTCGTCACGAGCGCGAACCACTCGGCGGGTGACGCCGAATGGATGGACGTCGCGCTACTCGACGAACTGTTCTCACGGCTCAGAACGGGGCACAGACCGAACGAGAGTACCGTCGGACGACTGGAGGGTCGGGAAGACGTGTACGATCACTGTCGGAGGTTGGCCGATACGGCCGAAAACGAACTGTTTCTGATTTACACCTCCGACGAATTGCTCGACGAGGCCTGTCTCCCCCATGCGGAGAGGGCCATCGAGCGAGGCGTCGCGTTCCACGCCGGGACGAAAAGCCGAGCGGCTCGAGAGTTCTTTCGTGACCGCCTTCCGGAAGCGACGATATGGGAGCCGCAGATGGACTGGATGTACGAACAGGCGCGCTATCCGAAGGTGAGTCGGTTGATAGTCGCGGATCGGGAGCACGTGGTCGTCGGTCTCTGGGACGAGAACCCCGACGGGACGAAAACGGAAACCGCGATGATCGGCGACGGACCGACCAATCCCTTGGTCGTCCTCATCCGGGAACTGCTCGGTCCGCGACTGGATCACCTCGATTACCAGAGCGACGAGTTCTTCAGCGACCTTCCGTTCGAAACCTGA
- a CDS encoding DUF7838 family putative zinc beta-ribbon protein — translation MAMELDHECPNCGTEQTFYRAASTTLHLGKKVKWHCPECDYGFVKIGDNGTAVDSSA, via the coding sequence ATGGCCATGGAACTCGATCACGAGTGCCCGAACTGCGGCACCGAACAGACCTTCTACCGCGCGGCGAGTACGACGCTGCACCTCGGCAAAAAGGTCAAGTGGCACTGCCCGGAGTGCGACTACGGCTTCGTGAAAATCGGCGACAACGGCACCGCCGTCGACTCGAGCGCGTAA
- a CDS encoding IclR family transcriptional regulator — protein MATTNAEGGNRVQAVVKTLDILEALWQAEGAGVTELTERTGLAKSTVHAHLTTLRSKGYVVQDGDEYRLSLRFLSFGEHVKHAEPLYHAAETPMADLADRTGERVLCSTEQNGLGIVIGAHDGERSVSSNIDVGTPTYLHCSAIGKAMLAHFDDEKVDRIVDDWGLPAFSDETITDYETLVAELEEIREEGVAYNRGEYLSGISAIGAPIHGNDGTVYGAICVVGPQHRLESEWDHEELRDQLLSAANTIEVNLLFSD, from the coding sequence ATGGCAACAACGAACGCGGAAGGTGGGAACAGGGTACAGGCAGTCGTCAAGACCCTCGACATCCTCGAGGCGCTGTGGCAGGCCGAGGGGGCCGGAGTGACCGAACTGACCGAGCGGACGGGGTTGGCCAAGAGTACAGTTCACGCGCACCTGACGACGCTGCGCTCGAAGGGGTACGTCGTCCAGGACGGGGACGAATACCGGCTGAGCCTCCGATTTCTCTCCTTCGGCGAGCACGTCAAACACGCCGAGCCGCTGTACCACGCCGCGGAAACGCCCATGGCGGACCTAGCGGACCGGACCGGCGAGCGGGTGCTCTGTTCGACTGAGCAGAACGGGCTCGGAATCGTCATCGGCGCCCACGACGGCGAGCGCTCCGTCTCCTCGAATATCGACGTCGGAACCCCCACGTACCTCCACTGCTCGGCGATCGGCAAGGCGATGCTCGCCCACTTCGACGACGAGAAGGTCGATCGAATCGTCGACGACTGGGGGCTGCCCGCGTTCTCCGACGAGACCATCACGGACTACGAGACCCTGGTCGCGGAACTCGAGGAGATCCGCGAGGAGGGAGTCGCCTACAACCGAGGCGAGTACCTGTCCGGGATCAGCGCCATCGGCGCGCCGATTCACGGCAACGACGGCACCGTCTACGGCGCTATCTGTGTCGTCGGGCCACAACACCGACTCGAGAGCGAGTGGGACCACGAGGAGCTACGCGATCAATTGCTCTCCGCGGCGAACACGATCGAGGTCAACCTTCTTTTCTCGGACTGA
- a CDS encoding cob(I)yrinic acid a,c-diamide adenosyltransferase, which produces MSIYTGRGDDGQTDLRDMTRVSKASPRIEAYGTVDELNALVGTIRPTGHDDVDERLREIQNHLHVVQADFANPDPDEDDPAVRADHIETVEDWIDEYDEELEPLQSFILPTGSERGAQLHHARTVCRRAERRAVALAAEEEINEQAVQYLNRLSDGLFTFGRVVNARDGEPEESPQY; this is translated from the coding sequence ATGTCGATCTACACAGGTCGCGGCGACGACGGGCAGACGGATCTCCGGGACATGACCCGCGTCTCGAAGGCCAGTCCGCGCATCGAAGCCTACGGCACCGTCGACGAACTCAACGCCCTCGTCGGGACGATCCGCCCGACCGGTCACGACGACGTCGACGAGCGACTCCGGGAGATCCAGAACCACCTCCACGTCGTCCAGGCCGACTTCGCGAACCCCGATCCCGACGAGGATGACCCCGCGGTCCGCGCCGACCACATCGAGACCGTCGAGGACTGGATCGACGAGTACGACGAGGAACTCGAGCCCCTGCAGTCGTTCATTCTGCCGACCGGCAGCGAGCGCGGTGCGCAACTCCACCACGCCAGGACCGTCTGTCGACGCGCCGAGCGGCGGGCGGTCGCGCTGGCCGCCGAGGAGGAGATTAACGAACAGGCCGTCCAGTACCTGAACCGGCTCTCGGACGGCCTGTTCACCTTCGGTCGCGTCGTCAACGCCCGCGACGGCGAACCGGAAGAGTCGCCTCAGTACTGA
- a CDS encoding MBL fold metallo-hydrolase, which produces MSTPTDRASGSVSMPITRLDFDIEWPPKHAAAYLVETPAPVLVDTGDPADRAAETIREALAEQGHELADVEAVVVTHPHSDHIGQVPLLRDAGATVYAPAPALERLERDADELAAGVHEIGRSVGYKGEAIEREAERARDSLHRNRRLLDPDEAVGFAFDDPMTVAGLEFEPIHTPGHQIHHASLAATIDGRRVLFSGDALIEPFRPGAIHVGIDHGAYDAVDAFHEAMDRLEGRSFDRVFPGHGPVFTDAKRAVERTRSELESLTAEALEAVVTVGPATPIEVTRNRTGEIRYPAQVLDTLGALGTLERRERVQYKDRDGVRHYSVRKAGP; this is translated from the coding sequence ATGAGTACGCCGACGGATCGCGCATCGGGGTCGGTCTCGATGCCGATCACGCGACTCGATTTCGACATCGAATGGCCGCCGAAACACGCCGCTGCGTATCTCGTCGAGACGCCGGCACCGGTGCTCGTCGACACCGGCGATCCGGCCGACAGGGCCGCAGAGACGATCCGCGAGGCGCTGGCCGAGCAGGGCCACGAACTCGCGGACGTCGAAGCGGTCGTCGTCACCCATCCCCACAGCGATCACATCGGTCAGGTACCGCTGCTCCGCGACGCCGGTGCGACCGTCTACGCGCCCGCGCCGGCGCTCGAGCGACTCGAGCGCGACGCCGACGAACTCGCCGCCGGCGTTCACGAGATCGGCCGGTCAGTGGGCTACAAGGGCGAAGCGATCGAGCGCGAGGCCGAACGCGCCCGGGATTCGCTGCACCGAAACCGGCGCCTGCTCGATCCGGACGAGGCCGTCGGGTTCGCGTTCGACGACCCGATGACGGTCGCGGGACTCGAGTTCGAGCCCATCCACACGCCCGGTCACCAGATCCACCACGCGAGCCTCGCGGCGACGATCGATGGCCGGCGCGTCCTCTTCAGCGGGGACGCGCTCATCGAGCCGTTCCGCCCGGGGGCGATTCACGTGGGGATCGATCACGGGGCCTACGATGCCGTCGACGCGTTCCACGAGGCGATGGACCGGCTCGAGGGCAGATCGTTCGATCGGGTCTTCCCGGGCCACGGCCCCGTCTTTACGGACGCCAAGCGGGCCGTCGAGCGCACGCGCAGCGAGCTCGAGTCGCTGACCGCGGAGGCGCTCGAGGCCGTCGTGACGGTCGGACCGGCGACGCCGATCGAGGTCACGCGAAACCGCACCGGCGAGATTCGATATCCGGCGCAGGTACTCGACACACTCGGCGCGCTCGGCACGCTGGAGCGGCGAGAGCGGGTCCAGTACAAGGACCGCGACGGCGTCCGCCACTACTCGGTCAGGAAGGCCGGGCCGTGA
- the gcvPA gene encoding aminomethyl-transferring glycine dehydrogenase subunit GcvPA, giving the protein MHGSHTTGSPYAPHTEEDRSAMLEAVGAESVDDLFDIPDAVEFDGEFGIDARSERETRRLVRTILGRNDDLTELLGRGHYGYYVPSLVDHLADRSEFLTSYTQYQPEISQGFLQALFEYQSLLVELTGLEVANCSMYDAATALGEAATLAERVRDTSGHRVLVPDLLLEGRRSTLENYVAGTDLKVEEYPTDDANVDLAGLEELIDEECVMVYAENPTVRGAIEEGLESVGELATEHDALFVLGSDPVALSLLQRPADVGADVVVGDASVLGLPTSYGMGLGLFATTEDYLRQVPGRLVGASEDATDRRAYTLTLQTREQHIRRERATSNICTNQAWVALRTAMHAAYLGPNGMVDLAERGVTRAENLAERLDDLVGIKAPVHDRHHLREFVARVDQPAPAIADDLEKHGFAVHVVGDHELQVCVAGVPDERIDPFVAAFREVIR; this is encoded by the coding sequence ATGCACGGATCACACACCACGGGGAGCCCGTACGCTCCCCACACGGAGGAGGACCGCTCGGCGATGCTCGAGGCTGTCGGCGCCGAATCGGTCGACGACCTCTTCGACATTCCCGACGCCGTCGAGTTCGACGGGGAGTTCGGAATCGACGCGCGATCGGAACGAGAGACGAGGCGACTCGTCCGAACGATACTGGGACGCAACGACGACCTGACGGAGCTGCTCGGGCGGGGCCACTACGGCTACTACGTCCCGTCGCTGGTCGACCACCTCGCGGACCGCTCGGAGTTTCTCACGTCCTACACCCAGTACCAGCCCGAGATCTCGCAGGGGTTCTTACAGGCCCTGTTCGAGTACCAGTCGCTGCTGGTCGAGCTGACGGGGCTGGAGGTCGCCAACTGCTCGATGTACGACGCCGCGACGGCGCTGGGCGAGGCCGCCACGCTGGCCGAGCGCGTCCGCGACACCAGCGGCCACCGCGTGCTCGTCCCGGATCTCTTACTCGAGGGACGGCGCTCGACGCTCGAGAACTACGTCGCCGGCACGGACCTCAAGGTCGAAGAGTACCCCACCGACGACGCCAACGTGGACCTCGCGGGGCTCGAGGAGCTGATCGACGAGGAGTGCGTCATGGTCTACGCCGAGAATCCGACCGTTCGGGGGGCGATCGAGGAGGGCCTCGAGTCGGTCGGCGAGTTGGCGACCGAACACGACGCCCTGTTCGTCCTCGGCTCGGACCCGGTCGCGCTCTCGCTGTTGCAGCGGCCGGCGGACGTCGGCGCAGACGTCGTTGTCGGCGACGCGAGCGTGCTCGGACTGCCGACGAGCTACGGAATGGGACTGGGGCTGTTCGCCACGACGGAAGACTATCTCCGACAGGTTCCCGGGCGACTGGTCGGCGCCAGCGAAGACGCGACCGACCGGCGGGCCTACACGCTCACCTTGCAGACTCGCGAACAGCACATCCGTCGCGAACGGGCGACGAGCAATATCTGTACCAACCAGGCATGGGTCGCGCTGCGAACCGCGATGCACGCCGCGTACCTGGGGCCGAACGGGATGGTCGACCTCGCCGAGCGCGGGGTCACCCGCGCCGAGAACCTCGCCGAGCGCCTCGACGACCTCGTCGGCATCAAAGCGCCGGTCCACGACCGCCACCACCTGCGGGAGTTCGTCGCCCGCGTCGACCAGCCTGCGCCGGCGATCGCGGACGACCTCGAGAAGCACGGCTTCGCGGTCCACGTCGTCGGCGACCACGAACTGCAGGTCTGCGTCGCCGGCGTCCCCGACGAGCGGATCGATCCGTTCGTCGCGGCGTTCCGGGAGGTGATTCGATGA
- a CDS encoding DUF7553 family protein yields MEENHMNKHFHDSRYYLARSAEHAKLGLGETLTPYATRLRAAVGRDEEPEEEPTRLEAVREELLDLERKAEAQAREAAGSARATLSRPGADEPVDA; encoded by the coding sequence ATGGAAGAGAATCACATGAACAAACACTTCCACGACAGCCGGTACTACCTCGCTCGCTCAGCCGAACACGCGAAACTCGGACTCGGCGAGACGCTCACGCCCTACGCGACGCGGCTCCGCGCGGCCGTCGGCCGGGACGAAGAGCCGGAGGAGGAACCGACCCGACTCGAGGCGGTCCGCGAGGAATTACTGGACCTCGAGCGGAAAGCCGAGGCACAGGCCCGTGAGGCGGCTGGGAGCGCTCGAGCGACGCTCTCGAGGCCCGGAGCGGACGAGCCAGTCGACGCCTAG